From the Huiozyma naganishii CBS 8797 chromosome 2, complete genome genome, one window contains:
- the EXO70 gene encoding GTP-Rho binding exocyst subunit EXO70 (similar to Saccharomyces cerevisiae EXO70 (YJL085W); ancestral locus Anc_1.281): protein MTSLAPDIDVDEADIYVLSQGLEKSNKLALEINKSLRKISSTSSQSTQLFTPILSRNNMLITLQRNIESTLNSVASVKDLANEASKYEIILRRGIGKIGLKQYTQIMHKLDDMVEDIKSGKEPNAEFYGILTHLTDLIRQSENQLKLYFTAVINSLPDFDPMINMEKRIPFPYYNDQQLNELTWILDYFYNNSEGSLIETVFVHQRSEKIIKCMGFLEPFVKKITGAKGAPYEKGSNGMLNYTEALLGFIANERSLVNDLYSQYTALQPNVLISIITPLLKVYSKLFLTNITAVQDNLQNIGIYSFELVESVEKVIKALRFNKELEHHPLLRSCVDKVHSVTKSLYKDTVQRIVQRVNLLSSVPSDSGVSEPTVDTMSRLRKFSEYQTGCLNAMNGISREDWMVEPLTDKESTFNQGSLQNASNDALLSCFFSDCVDLLLVSLEKRAQMLLSQVEGGSGKNHKQRIGFFALMNITLVEEIVQKSNLNAIIAREGHTRLEKLKKRYIGYMVEDWRSLTAILMDSVHIDSTGKKTKDKELIKEKFRKFNAGFEELVSKAKQYRLNNDSLKQILKSEILSLVIPMYERFYSRYKDFFKNPRKHIKFTPGELTSTINQLVK, encoded by the coding sequence ATGACATCCCTAGCTCCTGATATTGATGTCGATGAGGCAGATATTTACGTTCTTTCTCAGGGGTTGGAGAAGTCTAACAAATTGGCTCTTGAAATAAATAAATCCTTGAGGAAGATATCGTCAACGTCAAGCCAATCAACCCAGCTTTTCACACCCATCTTATCCAGAAACAATATGTTAATTACCTTACAGAGAAATATTGAAAGTACCTTGAACTCTGTTGCATCTGTGAAAGATCTAGCTAACGAGGCTTCCAAATATGAAATTATTTTGCGGAGAGGGATTGGGAAGATTGGTCTGAAGCAATACACACAAATAATGCACAAACTGGATGATATGGTGGAAGATATCAAGTCCGGGAAAGAGCCCAATGCTGAGTTTTATGGTATTCTGACGCATTTGACCGACTTGATCAGGCAGAGCGAAAACCAGCTGAAACTTTATTTCACAGCTGTCATCAACTCACTTCCTGATTTTGACCCTATGATCAATATGGAAAAAAGAATTCCTTTCCCATACTACAATGATCAGCAGCTAAATGAATTGACATGGATCCTGGACTATTTTTATAACAACAGTGAGGGCTCTCTGATTGAAACTGTTTTTGTGCACCAAAGAAGTGAGAAAATTATCAAGTGCATGGGGTTCTTGGAGCCTTTTGTTAAGAAAATTACAGGTGCCAAGGGCGCACCTTATGAAAAAGGGAGCAATGGGATGTTAAATTATACAGAAGCTTTATTGGGTTTCATTGCCAACGAAAGATCTCTTGTTAATGATCTTTATTCGCAGTATACAGCATTACAACCAAATGTACTCATATCGATTATCACTCCATTGCTAAAGGTATATTCCAAGCTATTTCTAACGAACATAACTGCGGTACAGGATAACTTGCAAAACATTGGTATATACAGTTTCGAATTGGTTGAATCGGTCGAAAAGGTTATCAAAGCTCTAAGGTTCAATAAGGAATTGGAGCATCATCCCTTATTGCGAAGCTGCGTAGATAAAGTGCATTCTGTGACAAAATCCTTATACAAAGATACGGTTCAGAGAATAGTGCAACGAGTCAATTTGCTATCATCTGTGCCGAGTGATAGTGGTGTTTCTGAACCAACTGTTGATACCATGTCCAGATTAAGAAAGTTCAGCGAATATCAAACTGGTTGTTTAAATGCAATGAATGGGATTTCCCGGGAAGATTGGATGGTGGAACCGTTGACGGATAAAGAGAGTACCTTCAATCAAGGTTCTTTACAGAACGCAAGCAACGATGCTCTACTATCATGCTTTTTTAGTGATTGTGTTGATCTTCTGTTGGTCAGTTTAGAAAAGAGAGCTCAGATGTTATTATCACAAGTAGAGGGTGGCTCAGGCAAGAATCATAAACAAAGAATTGGCTTTTTTGCGTTGATGAACATAACCTTGGTGGAGGAAATTGTCCAGAAATCAAACTTGAATGCGATCATTGCGCGGGAGGGTCACACCAGACTTGAAAAACTAAAAAAGAGGTACATAGGATACATGGTCGAGGATTGGAGGTCTCTAACTGCCATCCTGATGGATTCTGTTCATATTGATAGCAcagggaaaaaaacaaagGACAAGGAGCTTATCAAGGAAAAATTCAGGAAATTTAATGCAGGCTTCGAGGAACTGGTATCGAAAGCCAAACAATACAGACTCAACAATGATTCTTTAAAGCAAATCTTAAAGTCTGAAATTCTGTCTCTGGTGATTCCAATGTATGAGAGATTCTACAGTAGATACAAGgactttttcaaaaatcCAAGGAAACATATCAAATTTACACCTGGTGAACTGACTTCCACTATTAACCAGTTGGTCAAATAG
- the ALY2 gene encoding Aly2p (similar to Saccharomyces cerevisiae YJL084C and YKR021W; ancestral locus Anc_1.282): MEDLHNVLSPVFPPEKDIDVSMDVIPLNHSSSIQLFIKLVEPVVFLQGFDQRHDVDNNFPSMLRGSLIVRVLKPTKLKSISLTFKGYLRTEWPEGIPPKRTEFMEVNDIVNHTWPFYHDEHKVVKPNGSGSAAENMIEYLTTNSGSSLFRPLPSESDQSSRRNSAYLNGFNLSPVPTSTNLQSRGDKDKDNRKSRNRTFSDTSTDSIPAHARSMSPLNLFKRVTSSGEIPQAGTSSGAAANLHTPSTPGSKGKKGNKPMTTISIFSDLFGLSTNSNTSSVPANTGSNDISSITSKSGSKHTKSTIGSDANSISNVPAVTVANSGSRSKNLNPASYSMVANENESFIFEPGDYIYTFEQLIPQNYPETIKADYGFVEYFLLASIERYGTFKSNLNARQPVTIVRTPSDNSVEETEPIVISRDWENQLYYDILIASKDIILDAFLPIHFSFSPLDKVVLHRIRIYITETMEYYCKKKKVHRMEPTKKFLLAEHNGPRLPNTPKEDGNKTLKAKYMGNLLEEDGYLSNTEFEYQVFIPNRFGSLQRLHPDTGFENIKSSHWIKLCLRLSKEVDNKRKHYEISVDSPIHVLNKLCSHANTLLPSYDAHLIVNNEQYGLVTNEIAPNDGNVTASSVNATRQNVYHDSNMFFPKEIIMSPIVSPEVKPLDINLNAPPTSPLPRNVKKNLNVPQTGKLHSNSFLGHGNDKNGAGKKEPHVFKTDKLKANLYQPESLQRELASPQAVPLSPLSSPLLKPISMLLSDSLSARSSDNLLAPPPDFEVATMSSNESQRKPMNPPSYSDVMKADGIESKSVKSERPASIASGQPFPTFTLDKPQDTLNIKDNKALRSTGDLELGHDSLMSTDGGDDDGTDIASAFSFQTQSFHPSNLPSGVLKEKSPKHNGLSPDSPIFSRRSSVQGVLPSTVRNDNIFYNTLNQVLSNSTTHASTDEAHLSEDKSVQQSPRVSLTQNDHISKIESNTSFTDRLSARSSLDASAIVIPSNNSNRLPLLHHQSTNNLFDRSIDEFVFQSKESLNDYYGQPPLESSVDITALYDKNSSAWHPLQNQDKYSLLSHPDAPKTSRSDTKSSSSPSESTGGADDGSSFKVSKFTQDNEPKHVSDEVAEVNHLNRTIDEALG; encoded by the coding sequence ATGGAGGACCTACATAATGTTTTATCGCCGGTCTTCCCTCCGGAAAAGGATATAGACGTATCGATGGATGTCATTCCCTTGAACCATAGTTCATCGATACAACTGTTCATAAAATTGGTGGAACCAGTCGTGTTTTTGCAAGGGTTTGATCAGCGCCATGACGTCGATAACAATTTCCCCTCGATGCTGAGAGGGTCTCTTATAGTGCGTGTTTTGAAACCAACCAAATTGAAGAGCATCTCGCTAACTTTTAAAGGTTACCTGAGGACAGAGTGGCCGGAGGGGATCCCGCCAAAGAGAACCGAGTTTATGGAAGTGAATGACATTGTCAACCACACCTGGCCATTTTATCATGATGAACACAAAGTGGTCAAACCGAACGGATCGGGCTCTGCCGCAGAGAATATGATAGAATACTTAACAACGAACAGCGGAAGTTCGCTATTTAGACCTTTACCGAGTGAAAGTGATCAGAGTAGTAGGAGAAATTCCGCGTACCTAAATGGGTTCAACTTATCGCCGGTACCCACAAGTACGAATTTACAATCCCGAGGAGACAAGGATAAAGATAATAGGAAATCTAGAAATAGGACTTTCTCAGACACATCCACGGATTCTATCCCAGCACACGCAAGGAGTATGTCACCGTTGAATCTTTTTAAAAGAGTGACGTCTTCTGGAGAGATACCACAAGCGGGAACGTCAAGTGGGGCCGCCGCAAATTTGCATACACCGTCTACTCCAGGTTCTAAGGGCAAAAAGGGGAACAAACCAATGACCACTATTTCCATCTTCTCCGATCTGTTCGGGTTATCGACAAACTCGAACACCAGCTCCGTTCCAGCAAATACAGGTAGTAATGATATTAGCTCGATTACTTCTAAATCTGGTAGTAAACATACGAAAAGCACTATAGGCAGCGACGCTAACTCAATCTCGAATGTTCCTGCGGTCACTGTTGCGAACAGTGGCAGTCGatccaaaaatttgaatCCAGCTTCCTACTCGATGGTTGCCAATGAAAATGAATCGTTTATCTTTGAACCAGGGGATTATATTTATACTTTTGAGCAGCTCATACCTCAAAACTACCCAGAGACCATCAAAGCCGATTATGGGTTTGTCGAATATTTTCTCTTAGCCTCAATAGAGAGATATGGCACATTCAAGAGTAATTTAAACGCCAGACAGCCAGTCACCATAGTAAGAACACCATCTGATAACTCTGTCGAGGAAACGGAACCTATCGTAATTTCGAGGGACTGGGAAAACCAGCTCTACTATGATATTTTAATTGCTTCAAAAGACATTATCCTTGACGCATTTTTGCCAATCCATTTTTCGTTTTCACCGTTAGACAAAGTTGTCCTACATCGAATAAGAATATACATTACCGAGACTATGGAATACTACtgtaaaaagaagaaagttcATAGGATGGAACCTACAAAGAAATTCTTATTGGCAGAGCATAATGGCCCAAGATTGCCTAATACACCCAAAGAGGACGGTAataaaactttgaaagCGAAATATATGGGTaatcttttggaagaagacgGATATTTGAGTAACACAGAATTTGAGTATCAAGTGTTTATCCCTAACCGGTTTGGTAGCTTGCAGAGATTACATCCAGATACAGGTTTCGAGAACATCAAATCCAGCCATTGGATTAAACTATGTTTGAGGCTTTCCAAAGAAGTGGAtaacaaaagaaaacattATGAAATTTCAGTAGATTCCCCTATTCACGTACTGAATAAGCTATGTTCGCATGCCAACACACTGTTACCAAGCTACGACGCTCACTTAATAGTAAACAATGAGCAATATGGGCTAGTAACCAACGAGATAGCGCCGAATGACGGGAATGTTACTGCGTCTTCGGTAAATGCGACGAGGCAAAACGTTTATCACGACTCTAATATGTTTTTCCCAAAGGAAATCATTATGTCTCCTATCGTTTCACCAGAGGTGAAACCGCTAGATATAAACTTGAATGCGCCACCTACCTCACCTTTACCACGTAAtgtgaagaaaaacctGAATGTGCCTCAGACTGGTAAATTGCATTCCAATTCCTTTCTTGGTCACGGTAATGATAAGAATGGAGCCGGCAAGAAAGAACCTCATGTGTTCAAAACGGATAAGCTAAAAGCAAATCTCTATCAACCAGAATCTCTACAAAGAGAACTAGCCTCACCACAGGCTGTGCCCCTCTCTCCCCTTTCGTCACCGTTGCTAAAACCAATATCTATGCTTTTATCTGATAGTCTATCCGCGAGAAGTTCAGATAATCTTTTAGCACCACCACCTGATTTTGAAGTGGCTACCATGTCATCAAATGAATCACAGAGAAAACCGATGAATCCACCTTCTTACAGTGATGTGATGAAAGCTGATGGTATTGAAAGCAAGAGCGTGAAGAGTGAGCGACCTGCAAGCATTGCGAGTGGACAACCGTTTCCAACGTTCACATTAGACAAACCGCAAGATACGTTGAATATAAAAGATAACAAAGCTCTCAGGTCAACAGGCGACTTAGAATTGGGACATGATTCTTTAATGAGCACAGATGGAGGTGACGATGATGGAACAGACATTGCATCCGCATTTAGCTTCCAAACTCAATCATTTCATCCCTCAAATCTACCGTCAGgtgttttgaaggagaagtcCCCAAAGCATAATGGTTTATCGCCAGATTCCCCGATATTCAGCAGAAGAAGTAGTGTTCAAGGTGTCCTACCATCCACTGTACGGAATGATAACATTTTTTACAATACTCTAAACCAAGTTTTAAGTAACTCCACTACGCACGCTAGTACCGATGAGGCACATTTATCAGAGGATAAAAGCGTACAGCAATCACCGCGAGTATCCCTTACGCAGAATGACCATATATCGAAGATCGAGTCTAATACCTCTTTCACAGACCGTTTATCAGCGAGATCGTCTCTTGATGCCAGTGCTATAGTTATTCCATCGAATAATAGCAATAGATTACCGCTACTTCACCATCAAAGCACCAATAATCTGTTTGATCGGAGTATTGATGAGTTCGTATTCCAGTCAAAGGAATCGCTGAATGATTATTATGGACAACCACCATTGGAATCCTCAGTGGATATTACAGCGCTCTATGATAAAAATTCGTCAGCCTGGCATCCTCTCCAAAATCAAGATAAATATTCATTACTTTCCCACCCAGACGCGCCTAAAACAAGCAGAAGTGATACCAAATCATCAAGTTCTCCGAGCGAGTCTACGGGAGGCGCAGACGACGGTTCATCATTCAAAGTCTCGAAATTCACTCAAGACAACGAACCAAAGCATGTTTCTGATGAGGTCGCAGAAGTGAATCATTTGAACAGAACCATCGATGAAGCTTTGGGGTGA
- the CWC23 gene encoding U2-type spliceosomal complex subunit CWC23 (similar to Saccharomyces cerevisiae CWC23 (YGL128C); ancestral locus Anc_1.92): protein MSLNRSCRRRMMVFPKMDGNKTKKKKCTLIQGFLDWHGNASETGDRFYSHPNSYLVQCHLQRYSATHMSQGLVKRTISEGVDLYDVLGLDSAKLDEITVEEVKRCYKKLVLQYHPDKNVSGAEDASFVASRFHSLRSAFQILCDSSLRTQYDQWLRASLADNNERRSKIEKLHEREVNEYQGTSALQPAYLYEVQMYGQHLRKLKHFNVPYGDWKSLSSEPKMASSSRKEHYNSGTLRIELELPVGGQQRNYFQIQRNLVAFLEQRLFSSAHTITDLYYSERNNTESDTLVAYVVYATPKIAGDVYANWGRVGASQSTPPAILNVSPMIPTDSLANSSFTKHRSQLSPELTQRLKQTPHADHGTATVVID, encoded by the coding sequence ATGTCTCTAAACAGAAGCTGTCGGCGACGTATGATGGTTTTTCCGAAAATGGACGGAAAtaagacaaaaaaaaagaaatgcACTTTGATACAAGGTTTCCTGGATTGGCATGGCAACGCATCTGAGACTGGAGACCGGTTTTATTCGCATCCCAATAGTTATTTGGTGCAATGTCATCTGCAAAGATACAGTGCGACTCATATGTCACAAGGCTTGGTTAAACGAACTATTAGCGAGGGTGTGGATTTGTACGATGTGCTCGGGCTGGATTCGGCGAAACTGGATGAAATAACGGTAGAGGAAGTAAAACGGTGTTACAAGAAACTGGTGCTACAGTATCATCCAGACAAAAATGTAAGCGGGGCCGAGGATGCCTCTTTTGTAGCATCGCGGTTTCACAGTTTAAGATCTGCCTTCCAGATATTGTGTGATTCGTCTCTGAGGACACAGTATGATCAATGGCTGAGAGCAAGTTTGGCCGACAATAACGAAAGACGCAGTaagattgaaaaattaCACGAAAGGGAGGTAAACGAGTATCAGGGCACCTCTGCTTTGCAACCAGCGTATTTATATGAGGTACAAATGTACGGACAGCATTTAAGGAAACTGAAACACTTCAATGTGCCCTACGGGGACTGGAAGTCCCTTAGCAGTGAACCCAAAATGGCATCTTCATCGCGAAAGGAGCACTACAATTCTGGAACGCTGAGAATAGAGCTTGAGCTTCCTGTCGGGGGCCAACAGAGAAACTATTTCCAGATACAGAGGAACTTGGTAGCCTTTTTGGAACAACGGTTATTTTCTTCTGCACACACTATAACAGATCTGTACTACTCTGAACGAAACAATACCGAAAGCGATACTCTCGTTGCGTATGTTGTATACGCGACGCCTAAGATAGCTGGGGACGTTTATGCCAATTGGGGGCGCGTCGGTGCATCTCAATCTACACCACCTGCAATCCTAAACGTCTCACCAATGATACCGACAGACAGTTTAGCAAACTCATCGTTCACGAAGCATCGTTCGCAACTGTCACCCGAGCTGACACAGCGCCTGAAACAGACACCGCATGCAGACCACGGTACCGCTACGGTAGTCATCGACTGA
- the TAX4 gene encoding Tax4p (similar to Saccharomyces cerevisiae TAX4 (YJL083W) and IRS4 (YKR019C); ancestral locus Anc_1.284): MFSKSKKRSHTGNVNVQLDEQGMQDSLRAAQVIFQRHNGEPNLNSSNPDDSSLKKAGKPSIQATQQQQTPQPGFSKRTPPKPIPRQRSKNCQPNPLPLSLRTTGSASYNSSRINSPQVKNDNIFTPSSVPLDTLDEKLKISVEHSEDKIKPRPSNNDVSDCGKIPPNKSSITAAQIAASLAQSHIKNTSHGSNQYEKKLIVPPPAQLKRVPSVSATEERKTERNNSNHSISNKASFSSSPSPSHSFVQVKGDQKLATFGGGSVSPEHQHPNVNKKHTRIPPPSTILKENEEEGVNRKSSIDRERSQIELWPNECADSADSDSSCTSTSSKNWNGEDTEQDSDTADYDELYQYYDDDGNLSYEGEYDENDDEGHVDNSVYEDADIITANEPMETRVYAMNRKVNDQTNSKNYTSAPVPSPSYSDPELSERDRSFIVPSKKGRVRRLGRLFGSSRNKTMPSPTNTVRFKETMRYNTKKGFNEDKPWKKHRDVKFIDEQDRKRYEGVWVSNRFSYLNLLPWWPSSSKDDETGISTENAEYVLNLPQDGLILNLVVKDLWDRSNLPKDILMQIYKLIDTRKDGTLDRKSFIVGMWLVDQCLYGRKLPEVVPDIVWDSVDRYTMNMIQSKAEDESYQKRRRRRRMLMRKEIKHLKSGIKHVHL, encoded by the coding sequence ATGTTTTCGAAGAGTAAGAAACGGTCTCATACAGGGAACGTAAATGTCCAACTCGATGAGCAAGGGATGCAGGATTCTCTGAGAGCAGCTCAAGTGATATTTCAAAGACACAATGGCGAACCCAATTtaaacagcagcaacccTGATGATTCCTCACTTAAAAAAGCGGGGAAGCCGTCCATTCAAGCTactcaacaacagcaaacaCCGCAACCTGGATTTTCGAAACGAACACCACCAAAACCTATACCTAGACAGAGATCGAAAAATTGCCAACCAAATCCCTTACCTCTTAGCCTACGGACAACGGGAAGTGCTAGCTATAACAGTAGTAGAATCAATTCCCCACAAGTGAAAAACGATAATATATTTACACCGTCTTCTGTGCCCTTGGATACCCTAGatgagaaattgaaaatttcCGTCGAGCATAGCGAAGACAAGATAAAACCACGTCCATCGAACAATGACGTATCAGACTGTGGCAAAATCCCCCCTAATAAAAGCAGTATCACAGCTGCACAAATTGCAGCATCTTTAGCACAATCACATATCAAAAATACATCACATGGTTCAAACCAATatgaaaagaaactgattgTTCCACCCCCAGCTCAGTTAAAGAGGGTACCATCAGTTTCTGCAActgaagaaagaaaaacagaaagaaacaatAGTAATCATAGCATATCAAACAAAGCGAGCTTTTCAAGCAGTCCCTCACCTTCGCATTCTTTTGTTCAGGTAAAGGGAGACCAAAAGCTTGCCACCTTTGGGGGTGGCTCTGTCTCTCCTGAACATCAACACCCGAATGTTAACAAAAAGCATACAAGGATACCACCCCCTTCCACAATtctcaaagaaaatgaggaGGAAGGAGTGAACAGAAAAAGTAGCATAGATAGAGAGAGGAGTCAAATAGAGTTATGGCCGAACGAATGTGCCGATAGTGCAGATTCAGATTCCTCGTGTACCTCAACCAGTAGTAAAAACTGGAATGGAGAGGACACAGAACAGGACTCAGATACAGCTGATTATGATGAGTTATATCAGTATTACGATGATGATGGCAACCTGAGCTACGAAGGTGAGTACGATGagaatgatgatgagggACACGTCGATAACAGTGTCTATGAAGATGCAGACATTATAACTGCTAATGAACCAATGGAGACCCGTGTATATGCCATGAACAGGAAGGTAAATGACCAAAccaattcaaaaaattatacATCAGCACCAGTGCCCAGCCCGTCATATTCTGATCCAGAGCTATCTGAGAGAGATCGTAGCTTTATTGTACCTAGTAAAAAAGGAAGAGTAAGAAGACTTGGCAGGCTCTTTGGGTCCAGTAGAAATAAAACGATGCCAAGTCCGACTAATACCGTACGATTTAAGGAAACGATGAGGTACAACACCAAAAAGGGATTTAACGAAGACAAACCTTGGAAGAAGCACCGTGATGTCAAATTTATAGACGAACAAGATAGAAAGAGATATGAGGGGGTTTGGGTCAGTAATCGATTTTCATACTTGAATTTGTTGCCTTGGTGGCCCAGTTCTTCGAAGGATGATGAAACTGGGATTTCTACAGAAAATGCAGAGTACGTCCTGAATTTACCACAGGATGGATTGATTCTAAACTTGGTCGTTAAAGATCTCTGGGATAGATCAAATCTGCCAAAGGATATTTTGATGCAAATTTATAAACTTATCGACACGAGAAAGGATGGAACACTTGATAGAAAGTCTTTTATTGTCGGTATGTGGCTTGTTGATCAATGTTTATATGGGAGGAAGTTACCAGAAGTTGTCCCTGATATCGTATGGGACAGTGTTGATAGATACACGATGAATATGATTCAATCTAAAGCAGAAGATGAATCGtatcaaaaaagaaggaggagaaggagaatgCTCAtgagaaaagaaataaaacatTTAAAAAGTGGTATCAAACATGTTCATTTGTAG
- the ARP4 gene encoding Arp4p (similar to Saccharomyces cerevisiae ARP4 (YJL081C); ancestral locus Anc_1.287): MSNSTLQVYGGDEISAVVIDPGSYSTNIGYSGTDCPHSILPSRYGSFKKTNKDSGDEDTKSDESATKRAHIFSEQSLGLPRKDYEIKTIVENGAVTDWDAAQEQWEWALKNELFLESTKGIPALLTEPVWNTKKNRKKSLETLLESMNFEACYLAPTSTCVSFATGRANCLVVDIGHDTCSVSPVVDGMTLSKSTRRSFFAGKYINHLIENFLKPREIIPLFAVEQRRPEFKRKKFEYQVDLSLYTYANARGFFEECKETLLQITTTSSLEKIKPELESMSKRSIEAPWTENIVMDNVTRYGFGEQLFEVNKSDIPETWNIDKDGIVETFHNDYVPLKRNKFSAANKPDTAKENTPAPSVEPTGVASETANDVNENGKRNLEESNNGPELEPKDNNEIMGLADLVHSSIMASDVDLRASLAHNVQLTGGTSLIPGLSDRLMLELNARLPALKFRILTTGHKKEREYQSWLGGSVLTSLGTFHQLWVGRQEYEEVGADRLLNDRFR; the protein is encoded by the coding sequence ATGTCCAATTCAACGCTGCAAGTGTACGGTGGTGACGAGATTTCTGCAGTTGTGATAGACCCGGGGTCCTACAGCACCAACATTGGCTATTCTGGTACCGATTGTCCCCATTCCATTTTACCATCGCGATATGGTTCCTTTAAAAAGACGAACAAAGATTCAGGAGATGAGGACACAAAAAGCGATGAATCCGCAACGAAGCGAGCTCATATTTTCTCTGAACAGTCACTTGGCTTACCCAGGAAAGACTATGAGATCAAAACAATTGTTGAAAATGGTGCTGTTACCGATTGGGATGCTGCACAAGAGCAATGGGAATGGGCACTAAAGAATGAATTATTCCTTGAATCCACTAAGGGTATTCCGGCTTTACTCACGGAGCCTGTTTGGAATaccaaaaagaacagaaagAAGTCGCTTGAAACTCTTCTCGAGAGTATGAATTTCGAAGCTTGTTACCTAGCGCCCACATCTACTTGTGTTTCGTTTGCGACCGGAAGGGCAAATTGTCTGGTGGTTGACATTGGTCACGATACGTGCTCTGTAAGCCCTGTTGTTGATGGTATGACGCTGTCTAAGAgcacaagaagaagtttttttGCTGGCAAGTACATAAACCATCTGATAGaaaactttttgaaacctAGAGAAATTATCCCTCTGTTTGCTGTGGAACAAAGAAGACCAGAATTCAAACGGAAAAAGTTCGAATATCAAGTCGATTTATCATTGTACACATATGCTAACGCACGTGGATTCTTTGAGGAATGTAAAGAAACTTTGCTGCAAATCACGACCACATCATCCCTGGAAAAGATAAAGCCTGAATTAGAATCTATGAGCAAGAGATCCATCGAAGCACCTTGGACTGAAAATATTGTAATGGATAACGTCACTCGTTATGGTTTTGGAGAACAGCTGTTTGAGGTGAATAAGAGCGACATTCCAGAAACTTGGAATATTGACAAAGATGGTATCGTTGAAACGTTCCACAATGACTACGTacctttgaaaagaaataaatTCAGTGCTGCCAACAAACCGGACACtgcaaaagaaaacacaCCTGCGCCGTCAGTCGAACCGACTGGTGTTGCATCCGAAACGGCAAATGACGTTAATGAAAATGGTAAGAGAAATCTGGAAGAGTCTAACAACGGCCCTGAATTGGAGCCAAAAGACAATAATGAAATAATGGGGCTTGCAGACTTGGTTCATTCATCTATCATGGCCAGTGATGTTGATTTAAGAGCCTCTTTGGCACACAATGTACAGTTAACAGGCGGAACTTCTCTGATTCCAGGTTTAAGCGACAGACTGATGCTTGAATTGAATGCTAGACTTCCTGCCCTAAAATTCAGGATACTCACGACAGGACATaagaaggaaagagaatatCAATCATGGCTCGGTGGTAGTGTTTTAACGAGCTTGGGTACTTTCCATCAATTATGGGTTGGCAGACAAGAATATGAGGAAGTGGGCGCTGATAGACTATTAAACGATAGATTCAGGTAA